A section of the Salminus brasiliensis chromosome 10, fSalBra1.hap2, whole genome shotgun sequence genome encodes:
- the znf593 gene encoding zinc finger protein 593, whose product MGKSKQVGNHKSDKKKNIAKTWKTKRRTKDLDQIHVDMIPANAAKLLKQEVDYDVTGCAQHYCLHCARYFVDLKSLKEHFKTKVHKRRLKQLREEPYTQAEAERAAGMGSYIPPKAVEVQTQQVEEDMD is encoded by the exons ATGGGGAAGTCCAAGCAGGTGGGAAACCACAAAagcgacaaaaagaaaaacatagcGAAGACCTGGAAGACGAAGCGACGGACAAAGGATCTGGATCAGATCCACGTGGACATGATCCCCGCTAACGCTGCCAAGCTGCTGAAACAGGAGGTGGACTATGACGTCACGGGCTGCGCTCAGCACTACTGCCTGCACTGCGC GCGATACTTCGTTGACCTTAAAAGTCTAAAGGAGCATTTCAAGACCAAGGTCCATAAAAGACG GTTGAAGCAGCTGAGAGAGGAGCCGTACACCCAGGCTGAGGCGGAGAGAGCAGCGGGGATGGGCTCCTATATCCCACCAAAAGCGGTGGAGGTGCAAACACAGCAGGTGGAGGAGGACATGGACTGA